A genomic region of Zalophus californianus isolate mZalCal1 chromosome 1, mZalCal1.pri.v2, whole genome shotgun sequence contains the following coding sequences:
- the TBCCD1 gene encoding TBCC domain-containing protein 1 isoform X1, whose product MDQSGVLLWVKAEPFIVGALQVPPPSKFSLHYLRKISTYVRTRATEGAYPRLYWSTWRHIACGKLQLAKDLAWLYFEIFDSLAVKTPEERLEWSEILSNCMSEDEVEKQRNQLSVNTLQFLLFLYIQQLNKVSLRTSLIGEEWPSPRNRSQSPDLTEKSSCHNKNWNDYSHQAFVCDHLSDLLELLLDPEQLTASFHSTHSSLVSREAVVALSFLIEGTVSRARKIYPLHELALWQPLHAESGFSRISKTFSFYKLEAWLRACLTGNPFGTSACLKSGKKLAWAHQVEGTTKRAKIACNTHMAPKMHRMVVMSQVYKQTLAKSSDTLVGAHVKIHRCNESFIYLLSPLRSVTIEKCRNSTFVLGPVQTALHLHSCDNVKVIAVCHRLSISSTAGCIFHILTPTRPLILSGNQAVTFAPFHTHYPMLEDHMARTGLATVPNYWDNPMIVCRENCNTSVFQLLPPCEFYVFIIPFEMEGDTTEIPGGLPSAYQKALGQREQKIQIWQKTVKEARLTKDQRKQFQVLVENKFYEWLINTGHRQQLDSLVPPAAGSKQAAG is encoded by the exons ATGGATCAGTCCGGAGTTCTCCTCTGGGTGAAAGCAGAACCCTTTATAGTGGGTGCCTTGCAGGTCCCCCCTCCGTCCAAGTTCAGTCTTCACTATCTCAGGAAGATATCCACGTATGTGCGAACCCGGGCCACAGAAGGAGCTTACCCACGCCTGTACTGGTCTACATGGAGGCACATTGCATGTGGGAAGCTGCAGTTGGCTAAGGATCTGGCGTGGCtttactttgaaatatttgatAGTCTTGCAGTAAAGACACCAGAGGAGCGCCTGGAATGGTCTGAGATTCTGTCCAACTGCATGTCTGAGGATGAAGTTGAAAAGCAGAGAAATCAG CTTTCAGTGAACACCCTACAGTTTCTGCTCTTCTTATACATACAGCAGTTAAACAAGGTCTCCCTGAGGACATCTTTGATTGGAGAAGAGTGGCCTAGTCCCAGAAATAGATCTCAGTCTCCTGATTTGACTGAAAAATCCAGTTGCCATAATAAG aACTGGAATGATTATAGTCACCAAGCATTTGTCTGTGATCATCTGTCAGATCTCCTTGAGCTGCTTTTAGATCCAGAACAACTCACTGCATCATTTCATTCGACCCATAGTAGTCTAGTCTCTCGCGAAGCTGTTGTGGCCCTCAGCTTTCTTATTGAAGGTACAGTGAGTAGAGCCAGGAAGATATATCCACTTCATGAACTTGCTCTGTGGCAACCACTGCATGCAGAAAGTGGCTTCTCAAGGATCTCTAAGACCTTTTCTTTCTACAAGCTGGAAGCCTGGTTGAGAGCCTGTTTGACGGGGAATCCATTTGGTACATCTGCTTGCCTTAAGTCTGGAAAGAAATTGGCTTGGGCTCACCAAg ttGAAGGGACGACCAAAAGAGCTAAGATTGCTTGTAATACGCACATGGCCCCTAAGATGCACCGCATGGTGGTGATGAGCCAGGTTTACAAGCAGACGTTGGCCAAGAGCTCAGATACTCTGGTGGGGGCACATGTAAAGATTCATCGGTGCAACGAATCTTTTATATATCTGCTCTCTCCCTTACG atctGTGACCATTGAGAAATGCAGGAATAGCACCTTCGTCTTGGGCCCTGTGCAGACTGCTCTTCACCTCCACAGCTGTGACAACGTTAAAGTCATTGCTGTTTGCCATCGTTTGTCCATCTCTTCTACAGCAGGCTGCATCTTTCACATTCTGACGCCTACACGCCCACTTATTCTCTCTGGAAACCAGGCAGTAACCTTTGCCCCTTTTCATACCCATTACCCAATGCTGGAGGATCACATGGCCAGGACCGGCCTCGCTACCGTGCCTAACTATTGGGATAATCCAATGATTGTGTGCCGAGAGAACTGCAACACAAGTGTCTTCCAACTCTTACCACCTTGTGAattctatgtatttattatcCCCTTTGAAATGGAAGGGGACACAACAGAGATACCTGGGGGTCTTCCATCTGCATATCAGAAAGCACTGGGTCAAAGAGAACAGAAGATACAAATCTGGCAGAAAACTGTGAAGGAGGCTCGTTTGACAAA GGATCAAAGGAAGCAGTTCCAGGTACTTGTGGAGAATAAGTTTTATGAGTGGTTGATTAATACGGGACATCGGCAACAGCTGGACAGTCTTGTGCCCCCTGCCGCAGGCTCCAAACAAGCAGCAGGATAA
- the TBCCD1 gene encoding TBCC domain-containing protein 1 isoform X2, producing the protein MDQSGVLLWVKAEPFIVGALQVPPPSKFSLHYLRKISTYVRTRATEGAYPRLYWSTWRHIACGKLQLAKDLAWLYFEIFDSLAVKTPEERLEWSEILSNCMSEDEVEKQRNQLSVNTLQFLLFLYIQQLNKVSLRTSLIGEEWPSPRNRSQSPDLTEKSSCHNKNWNDYSHQAFVCDHLSDLLELLLDPEQLTASFHSTHSSLVSREAVVALSFLIEGTVSRARKIYPLHELALWQPLHAESGFSRISKTFSFYKLEAWLRACLTGNPFGTSACLKSGKKLAWAHQVEGTTKRAKIACNTHMAPKMHRMVVMSQVYKQTLAKSSDTLVGAHVKIHRCNESFIYLLSPLRSVTIEKCRNSTFVLGPVQTALHLHSCDNVKVIAVCHRLSISSTAGCIFHILTPTRPLILSGNQAVTFAPFHTHYPMLEDHMARTGLATVPNYWDNPMIVCRENCNTSVFQLLPPCEFYVFIIPFEMEGDTTEIPGGLPSAYQKALGQREQKIQIWQKTVKEARLTKGLETGG; encoded by the exons ATGGATCAGTCCGGAGTTCTCCTCTGGGTGAAAGCAGAACCCTTTATAGTGGGTGCCTTGCAGGTCCCCCCTCCGTCCAAGTTCAGTCTTCACTATCTCAGGAAGATATCCACGTATGTGCGAACCCGGGCCACAGAAGGAGCTTACCCACGCCTGTACTGGTCTACATGGAGGCACATTGCATGTGGGAAGCTGCAGTTGGCTAAGGATCTGGCGTGGCtttactttgaaatatttgatAGTCTTGCAGTAAAGACACCAGAGGAGCGCCTGGAATGGTCTGAGATTCTGTCCAACTGCATGTCTGAGGATGAAGTTGAAAAGCAGAGAAATCAG CTTTCAGTGAACACCCTACAGTTTCTGCTCTTCTTATACATACAGCAGTTAAACAAGGTCTCCCTGAGGACATCTTTGATTGGAGAAGAGTGGCCTAGTCCCAGAAATAGATCTCAGTCTCCTGATTTGACTGAAAAATCCAGTTGCCATAATAAG aACTGGAATGATTATAGTCACCAAGCATTTGTCTGTGATCATCTGTCAGATCTCCTTGAGCTGCTTTTAGATCCAGAACAACTCACTGCATCATTTCATTCGACCCATAGTAGTCTAGTCTCTCGCGAAGCTGTTGTGGCCCTCAGCTTTCTTATTGAAGGTACAGTGAGTAGAGCCAGGAAGATATATCCACTTCATGAACTTGCTCTGTGGCAACCACTGCATGCAGAAAGTGGCTTCTCAAGGATCTCTAAGACCTTTTCTTTCTACAAGCTGGAAGCCTGGTTGAGAGCCTGTTTGACGGGGAATCCATTTGGTACATCTGCTTGCCTTAAGTCTGGAAAGAAATTGGCTTGGGCTCACCAAg ttGAAGGGACGACCAAAAGAGCTAAGATTGCTTGTAATACGCACATGGCCCCTAAGATGCACCGCATGGTGGTGATGAGCCAGGTTTACAAGCAGACGTTGGCCAAGAGCTCAGATACTCTGGTGGGGGCACATGTAAAGATTCATCGGTGCAACGAATCTTTTATATATCTGCTCTCTCCCTTACG atctGTGACCATTGAGAAATGCAGGAATAGCACCTTCGTCTTGGGCCCTGTGCAGACTGCTCTTCACCTCCACAGCTGTGACAACGTTAAAGTCATTGCTGTTTGCCATCGTTTGTCCATCTCTTCTACAGCAGGCTGCATCTTTCACATTCTGACGCCTACACGCCCACTTATTCTCTCTGGAAACCAGGCAGTAACCTTTGCCCCTTTTCATACCCATTACCCAATGCTGGAGGATCACATGGCCAGGACCGGCCTCGCTACCGTGCCTAACTATTGGGATAATCCAATGATTGTGTGCCGAGAGAACTGCAACACAAGTGTCTTCCAACTCTTACCACCTTGTGAattctatgtatttattatcCCCTTTGAAATGGAAGGGGACACAACAGAGATACCTGGGGGTCTTCCATCTGCATATCAGAAAGCACTGGGTCAAAGAGAACAGAAGATACAAATCTGGCAGAAAACTGTGAAGGAGGCTCGTTTGACAAA